The following proteins are encoded in a genomic region of Arachis stenosperma cultivar V10309 chromosome 4, arast.V10309.gnm1.PFL2, whole genome shotgun sequence:
- the LOC130973265 gene encoding mogroside IE synthase-like, with protein MGIKPHCLVLSFPGQGHINPMIQFSKLLVHEGVKVTLATTCFYSKTLQNVPPYISLESISDGFYNGGLGEAGTFKAYLARFWQVGPPSLVDLIEKLAKLGNPIDCIIYDSALPWALDVAKRFGIVGASYFTQNTAVNSIYYHVQLGMIKVPLIESEISLPSMPKLQLCDMPSFFNNCHDDEDLAVLGLATSQFSNVDKADWVLCNSFYELDKEVADWTMKIWPKFRTIGPNIPSVFLDKRIKDDEEYGAAAFKSEEECMEWLHNKPNGSVIYVSFGSLVPLDEEQMREIAYGLRNSNNYFLWVVRTSEEIKLPKDFAKKSEKGLVVTWCSQLKVLAHQSVACFVTHCGWNSTLETLSLGVPTIVVPQWSDQITNAKYMVDVWKVGIRVPIDEKKIVKSEALRDCIKEMMECEKGKEMKNNAMEWKSLALKAVSDEGGSSYKNMIEFVNSLFTCSQLQVIT; from the exons ATGGGTATCAAACCGCATTGTTTGGTGTTATCATTCCCAGGTCAAGGCCACATAAACCCCATGATTCAGTTCTCAAAGCTCTTGGTACATGAAGGGGTGAAAGTAACACTAGCCACCACATGTTTTTACTCCAAAACCTTACAAAATGTGCCACCTTACATATCACTTGAATCAATCTCTGATGGGTTTTACAATGGTGGGTTGGGTGAAGCTGGAACCTTTAAGGCCTATTTGGCCCGGTTTTGGCAAGTGGGCCCACCCTCCCTTGTTGATCTTATAGAAAAGCTTGCTAAATTAGGAAACCCAATAGATTGCATTATCTATGATTCAGCGTTGCCGTGGGCATTAGATGTTGCCAAAAGATTTGGCATAGTAGGTGCTTCTTACTTCACTCAAAATACGGCTGTGAATAGCATATATTATCATGTTCAATTGGGAATGATTAAGGTTCCTCTCATTGAGagtgaaatttcacttccgTCTATGCCTAAACTTCAACTTTGTGACATGCCTTCTTTCTTCAACAATTGTCATGATGATGAAGATTTGGCTGTGCTTGGCTTGGCAACGAGTCAATTCTCCAACGTTGACAAAGCTGATTGGGTCCTATGCAATTCATTTTATGAGCTGGACAAGGAG GTGGCTGATTGGACAATGAAAATCTGGCCAAAATTTAGAACCATTGGACCAAATATTCCCTCTGTATTTTTGGACAAACGAATTAAAGATGATGAAGAATATGGAGCTGCAGCATtcaagagtgaagaagaatgcaTGGAATGGCTACACAATAAACCAAATGGATCAGTCATTTATGTATCATTTGGGAGCTTGGTTCCTCTTGATGAAGAACAAATGAGAGAAATAGCATATGGTCTAAGAAatagtaataattattttttgtgggTGGTTAGAACCTCTGAAGAGATTAAACTTCCAAAAGATTTTGCAAAGAAATCAGAGAAGGGTTTGGTAGTAACATGGTGCTCCCAATTGAAAGTACTAGCTCATCAATCTGTGGCATGTTTTGTAACACATTGTGGTTGGAATTCTACATTGGAAACTTTGAGTTTAGGAGTTCCAACAATTGTAGTGCCACAATGGTCTGATCAAATCACAAATGCAAAGTATATGGTTGATGTTTGGAAAGTGGGAATTAGAGTTCCAATTGATGAGAAAAAGATTGTGAAGAGTGAAGCATTGAGGGATTGCATAAAAGAAATGATGGAGTGTGAGAAAGGAAAAGAGATGAAGAATAATGCCATGGAATGGAAATCTTTGGCTCTGAAAGCAGTCAGTGATGAAGGTGGAAGTTCTTACAAAAACATGATAGAATTTGTGAATAGCTTGTTTACATGCTCTCAATTACAAGTTATTACTTAG
- the LOC130973264 gene encoding mogroside IE synthase-like, translating into METKAIATRPHCLVLSFPGQGHINPMIQFSKLLVHEGVKITLATTCFYSKTLQNVPPYISLESISDGFHNGGLGEAGTFKAYLDRFCQVGPPTLVDLIEKLAKLGNPIDCIIYDSVAPWALDIAKRFGIVGASYFTQNMAVNSIYYHVQLGKIKVPLIESEISLPSMPKLQLCDMPSFFHNCDDEDLAMLGLVVGQFSNGDKADWVLCNSFYELDKEVTDWTTKIWPKFRTIGPNIPSVFLDKRIKDDEDYGAAAFQSEEECMEWLDNKPNGSVVYVSFGSLVPLDEEQMREIAYGLRDSNHYFLWVVRTSEEIKLPKDFAKKSEKGLVVTWCSQLKVLAHQSVACFVTHCGWNSTLETLSLGVPTIVVPQWSDQITNAKYMVDVWKVGIRVPIDEKKKIVKSEALRDCIKEMMECEKGKEMKNNAMQWKSLVLKAVSDGGGSSYENIMEFVNSLFTCSQLQVIS; encoded by the exons ATGGAGACCAAAGCCATAGCTACAAGACCACATTGTTTGGTGTTATCATTCCCAGGTCAAGGCCACATAAACCCCATGATTCAGTTCTCAAAGCTATTGGTACATGAAGGGGTGAAAATAACACTAGCCACCACATGTTTTTACTCCAAGACCTTACAAAATGTACCACCTTACATATCACTTGAATCAATCTCTGATGGGTTTCACAATGGTGGATTGGGTGAAGCTGGAACCTTTAAGGCCTATTTGGACCGGTTTTGTCAAGTGGGCCCACCAACCCTTGTTGATCTTATAGAAAAGCTTGCTAAATTAGGAAACCCAATAGATTGCATTATCTATGATTCAGTGGCACCATGGGCATTAGATATTGCCAAAAGATTTGGCATAGTAGGTGCTTCTTACTTCACTCAAAATATGGCTGTGAATAGCATATATTATCATGTTCAATTGGGAAAGATTAAGGTTCCTCTGATTGAGAGTGAAATTTCACTTCCTTCTATGCCTAAACTTCAACTTTGTGACATGCCTTCTTTCTTCCACAATTGTGATGATGAAGATTTGGCTATGCTTGGCTTGGTAGTGGGTCAATTCTCCAACGGTGACAAAGCTGATTGGGTCCTATGCAATTCATTTTATGAGCTGGACAAAGAG GTGACAGATTGGACTACCAAGATTTGGCCAAAATTTAGAACCATCGGACCAAATATTCCCTCTGTATTTTTGGACAAGCGAATTAAGGATGATGAAGATTATGGAGCTGCAGCATTccagagtgaagaagaatgcaTGGAATGGCTAGACAATAAACCAAATGGATCGGTTGTTTATGTCTCATTTGGGAGCTTGGTTCCTCTTGATGAAGAACAAATGAGAGAAATAGCATATGGTCTCAGAGATAGTAATCATTATTTTTTGTGGGTGGTTAGAACCTCTGAAGAGATTAAACTTCCAAAAGATTTTGCAAAGAAATCAGAGAAGGGTTTGGTAGTAACATGGTGCTCCCAATTGAAAGTACTAGCTCATCAATCTGTGGCATGTTTTGTAACACATTGTGGTTGGAACTCTACATTAGAAACTTTGAGTTTAGGAGTTCCAACAATTGTAGTGCCTCAATGGTCTGATCAAATCACAAATGCAAAGTATATGGTTGATGTTTGGAAAGTGGGAATTAGAGTTCCAATTGATGAGAAAAAGAAGATTGTGAAGAGTGAAGCATTGAGGGATTGCATAAAGGAAATGATGGAGTGCGAGAAAGGAAAAGAGATGAAGAATAATGCCATGCAATGGAAATCTTTGGTTCTGAAAGCTGTTAGCGATGGAGGTGGAAGTTCTTATGAAAACATCATGGAATTTGTGAATAGCTTGTTTACATGCTCTCAATTACAAGTTATTTCTTAG